A portion of the Desulforegula conservatrix Mb1Pa genome contains these proteins:
- a CDS encoding polyamine aminopropyltransferase, producing MKSTGFTLKLALFVTGCAGIVAEFVLSTLATYLIGNAVFQWTIVMSIMLFAMGAGSRVSRYVNNDLIGVFILTELLLSVMCAFSAVVGYSLASYTADNTAFVLYSQAFCVGTLIGLEIPLVTRINEAYEELRVNISNVMEKDYYGALFGGLFFAFLALPYLGMTYTPIALGCINFFVALLVCFNYRHLILRKRLVIFCSALALIIIIGLSFFSKPIILYGEQKKYKDKIIYSTQSRFQKIVITQWKKYFWLYLNGQEQFSTFDEELYHEPLVHPAMMASADHSDVLILGGGDGLAAREVLKHKNVRSITLVDLDPEMTNLAKSYPVLKEINKDSMNSEKLKIVNEDAASFLEKSENLYGVVIIDLPDPDSVDLMHVYSETFYNMVRKHLIKGGVMVAQSTSPFFATKAFLCIKKTIEAAGFSTATYQNQIPTMGHWGWVIGARSEDIKPDALLNVIRKLDFKSINTRSLDAGAMQAMTYFGKEITGKIDEAEIKINSELSPVLYRYYLEGTWGVY from the coding sequence TTGAAATCAACAGGCTTTACCCTAAAACTTGCTCTTTTTGTAACCGGCTGCGCTGGAATTGTAGCTGAATTTGTTCTGTCAACACTTGCAACTTATCTGATAGGGAATGCTGTTTTTCAGTGGACCATAGTAATGTCCATCATGCTTTTTGCCATGGGAGCCGGTAGCAGAGTCAGCCGATATGTAAATAATGATCTGATCGGTGTTTTCATACTGACTGAGTTGCTCCTGTCCGTCATGTGCGCTTTTTCAGCTGTTGTAGGATACTCGCTTGCCTCTTATACCGCAGATAACACTGCTTTTGTTTTATACTCCCAGGCATTTTGCGTCGGCACTCTCATAGGACTCGAGATTCCGCTTGTCACCAGAATTAACGAAGCTTATGAAGAACTTAGGGTAAACATATCCAATGTAATGGAAAAAGATTACTATGGAGCCCTTTTCGGTGGTCTTTTCTTCGCTTTCCTTGCTCTTCCATATCTTGGAATGACTTATACGCCCATTGCTCTTGGCTGCATAAATTTTTTTGTGGCTCTTCTTGTATGCTTTAACTACAGGCATCTTATCTTAAGAAAACGGCTGGTCATTTTCTGTTCGGCTTTGGCGTTAATCATTATCATCGGCCTTTCCTTCTTTTCAAAGCCCATAATTCTTTACGGCGAGCAGAAAAAATATAAAGACAAGATCATCTATTCGACCCAGAGCAGATTTCAGAAAATTGTCATTACTCAATGGAAAAAATATTTCTGGCTTTATCTGAATGGTCAGGAACAGTTTTCAACCTTTGATGAAGAACTTTATCATGAACCATTGGTCCATCCTGCAATGATGGCTTCTGCTGATCATTCTGATGTGCTCATCCTTGGGGGCGGTGACGGTCTCGCAGCAAGGGAAGTCTTGAAGCATAAGAATGTAAGAAGCATTACTCTGGTTGATTTGGATCCTGAAATGACAAATCTTGCAAAAAGCTATCCTGTTCTGAAGGAAATAAACAAAGATTCAATGAACAGTGAAAAACTTAAAATTGTGAATGAAGACGCAGCTTCTTTTCTTGAAAAAAGTGAAAACTTATACGGAGTTGTCATTATTGATCTTCCTGACCCTGATTCAGTGGATTTGATGCATGTTTATTCCGAAACCTTTTACAATATGGTTAGAAAACACCTTATTAAAGGTGGGGTAATGGTAGCGCAGTCAACCAGCCCTTTTTTTGCAACCAAGGCGTTTCTATGTATAAAAAAGACCATAGAGGCCGCTGGGTTTTCAACAGCCACATATCAGAATCAGATACCAACAATGGGACATTGGGGATGGGTTATAGGCGCCAGGTCTGAAGACATAAAGCCAGATGCGTTACTAAACGTGATCAGAAAGCTTGATTTTAAATCTATTAATACAAGAAGCCTTGACGCTGGAGCCATGCAGGCCATGACATATTTCGGCAAGGAAATAACAGGCAAGATTGACGAAGCAGAAATTAAAATCAATTCAGAACTATCTCCTGTACTTTACAGATATTATCTTGAGGGGACTTGGGGAGTATATTGA